Proteins encoded together in one Anopheles darlingi chromosome 3, idAnoDarlMG_H_01, whole genome shotgun sequence window:
- the LOC125954884 gene encoding endocuticle structural glycoprotein ABD-5-like produces the protein MKMRGLTFGLLIVCVLAAVESGVRAAPATDLDENLIFFENNQDEKGYNFAYKTKDGQFREEQGVINPETGVLTVSGVYGYEGPDGKTYEYNYESDENGYRIVTKPPPVGFAPIPNAVLLSLVG, from the exons ATGAAGATG CGCGGGCTTACGTTCGGCCTTCTGATTGTCTGCGTCCTTGCTGCCGTTGAGTCGGGCGTTCGGGCTGCTCCGGCTACAGACTTGGAcgaaaatttgattttcttcgAGAACAATCAAGATGAGAAGGGTTACAACTTTGCGTACAAAACGAAAGACGGCCAGTTCCGGGAGGAGCAGGGTGTCATCAATCCGGAAACGGGAGTGCTGACGGTGTCGGGAGTGTACGGATACGAAGGTCCGGATGGAAAAACTTACGAGTACAATTATGAGTCCGATGAGAATGGGTATCGTATTGTGACTAAGCCGCCGCCCGTAGGCTTTGCTCCGATCCCTAACGCAGTGCTGCTCTCCCTCGTCGGATAA
- the LOC125954869 gene encoding endocuticle structural glycoprotein SgAbd-2-like, with protein sequence MKMFIASILGLLVIASVTVIGSAEHHHPAPAYEHQSPPIPIVHSESYSSHDGSYKFAYESGNGIAAQEEGFVKNAGNKDHEVQVAHGSYSYTDPHGVPVSISYVADENGFQAKGSHIPTPPPVPQELIDAYAKAASQPQHHDAEPEYAQPPQHGYSAY encoded by the exons ATGAAGATG TTCATCGCCTCCATTCTGGGACTGCTGGTGATCGCCTCAGTCACCGTCATCGGTTCTGCTGAGCACCATCATCCCGCACCGGCCTACGAGCATCAATCTCCACCGATCCCGATCGTCCACAGCGAATCGTACAGCAGCCACGATGGAAGCTACAAGTTTGCGTACGAGTCCGGCAATGGCATCGCGGCACAGGAGGAAGGATTCGTGAAGAACGCTGGTAACAAGGATCACGAGGTGCAGGTCGCTCACGGATCGTACTCTTACACCGATCCTCATGGTGTGCCCGTGTCGATCAGCTACGTTGCCGATGAGAACGGATTCCAGGCCAAGGGATCGCACATCCCAACCCCACCGCCAGTGCCGCAGGAGCTGATCGATGCTTACGCCAaggccgccagccagccgcagCATCATGATGCGGAGCCTGAGTATGCTCAGCCGCCTCAACATGGTTACAGCGCGTACTAG
- the LOC125954896 gene encoding endocuticle structural glycoprotein SgAbd-5-like → MKFVAVFAFLCLAGLCIAEETSIVADDKEMNVDGSYNFRYEQSDGQKREEKAELKTSETNPDVQAISVSGSYEYTDTDGKRYLVTYTADENGYRPMVKQL, encoded by the exons ATGAAATTC GTTGCAGTGTTTGCCTTCCTGTGCCTGGCCGGTCTGTGCATCGCCGAAGAAACCTCGATTGTGGCTGACGATAAGGAGATGAACGTCGATGGAAGCTACAACTTCCG GTACGAACAATCGGATGGCCAGAAACGTGAGGAAAAGGCCGAACTGAAGACATCGGAAACGAATCCGGACGTGCAAGCCATCTCCGTGAGCGGATCGTACGAGTACACGGATACCGATGGCAAGCGATACCTCGTCACGTACACGGCCGATGAGAATGGTTACCGTCCGATGGTGAAGCAGCTGTAA
- the LOC125954887 gene encoding flexible cuticle protein 12-like: protein MKCLIVLAALIAVAACAPATSDGDIAVRNLDIDHAGLVDGSYSFSYDQTDNHKRSESASLKTVKNFDNEDVPALAITGQYEFVDPDGKRYLVKYTADENGFNPVITEQ from the exons ATGAAGTGCCTG ATTGTTCTCGCTGCTTTGATCGCGGTTGCGGCTTGCGCACCGGCAACAAGCGATGGTGACATCGCCGTCCGTAACCTGGACATCGACCATGCCGGTCTGGTGGACGGTTCGTACAGCTTCAGCTACGACCAGACGGATAACCACAAGCGCTCGGAATCGGCCTCGCTGAAGACAGTGAAGAACTTCGACAACGAGGACGTGCCGGCTCTGGCCATCACCGGTCAGTACGAGTTCGTCGATCCGGACGGCAAGCGCTACCTGGTCAAGTACACCGCCGACGAGAACGGATTCAACCCCGTCATCACCGAGCAGTAA
- the LOC125954872 gene encoding endocuticle structural glycoprotein SgAbd-2-like, with protein sequence MKVFVALFAVIAVASAIGDYHQHVYQHEPTGKPIPIVHSESISNHDGSYKFGYESANGIAAQEQGFVKNGGSKDHEVQVAHGSFSYTDPHGHPVSVSYVADENGFQAKGSHIPTPPPVPKELIDAYAKAASQPQHHEPEPQHYVPQPQAYGKHSY encoded by the exons ATGAAGGTA TTTGTCGCCCTGTTTGCCGTGATTGCCGTGGCCAGCGCcatcggtgactatcaccagcACGTCTACCAGCACGAACCAACCGGTAAACCGATCCCGATCGTGCACAGTGAGTCGATCAGCAACCACGATGGTAGCTACAAGTTCGGCTACGAATCGGCCAACGGTATCGCAGCTCAGGAGCAGGGCTTCGTCAAGAATGGTGGCAGCAAGGATCACGAGGTCCAGGTCGCTCATGGTTCCTTCTCGTACACCGATCCCCACGGACACCCGGTGTCGGTCAGCTACGTTGCCGATGAGAACGGATTCCAGGCCAAGGGATCACACATCCCAACCCCACCGCCAGTGCCGAAGGAGCTGATCGATGCTTACGCCAaggccgccagccagccgcagCACCATGAGCCGGAGCCACAGCACTACGTCCCGCAGCCCCAGGCTTACGGCAAGCACAGCTACTAA
- the LOC125954881 gene encoding larval cuticle protein 65Ag1-like: protein MRKELVYGVLCLLVWLNRIIARPATAVDSNLDIFELASEPQGQAFSYRTKDGQWRDETVRWNDGKLVITGWYRYTGPDGVQYQVKYVADENGFRPLGVHLPGANLSDPDAFSVLSPLTDTISRKVLLSLIG, encoded by the exons ATGAGGAAG GAGCTAGTGTACGGTGTCCTGTGCCTGCTGGTGTGGCTGAACAGAATCATCGCACGCCCGGCTACGGCCGTTGATAGTAATTTGGACATTTTTGAGCTGGCAAGCGAACCACAGGGACAAGCATTCTC ATATCGAACCAAAGATGGACAGTGGCGGGATGAGACCGTACGATGGAACGACGGGAAGCTGGTGATCACTGGCTGGTATCGGTACACCGGTCCCGATGGTGTTCAGTATCAGGTGAAGTACGTGGCGGACGAAAACGGATTCCGACCACTGGGAGTACATCTGCCCGGTGCCAATCTTTCGGATCCGGATGCCTTCAGCGTACTGTCTCCGCTGACCGACACTATCTCGAGAAAAGTGTTACTATCGTTAATAGGATAA
- the LOC125955740 gene encoding PR domain zinc finger protein 13 codes for MFPTTAFAGAGGGSSAPFGRKCHSEIDLNLNLSPVPSPDAYEGYVELSSQSASSSGLPVRQASPPVPITVCAVGFLPNDSVSKAYHSEEVCLRGSLSTATAATGSSRLTMIRKSSSTGLLTANESVGGTKGSHWIRSIRLASDVRSFNALLELTASQLLRIRLTTDVANGEELKLWFSEDVIAHMQIPFLTPVNIQRQNCYVCHLCQQSYEYPNPLKIHLATVCNREPVALLWHRLHQALATRYGSPFSPLYDFQPWRNSAFRPVLNPHLVKMDLAVSSPTSHQQHRRQPPGTSADPVADEPTGAQLVTAAHLETIVSNMGSSKQGHVCIYCGKLYSRKYGLKIHIRTHTGFKPLKCQYCLRPFGDPSNLNKHIRLHRQHDGSLYECNLCGKKLARRRDLQRHLQARHNSSGQVIDQSTTSEEDDEDVMDEDDHSGGASGHRGAGRR; via the exons ATGTTCCCGACGACAGCGTTCGCCGGAGCCGGAGGTGGGTCTTCGGCACCGTTCGGTCGCAAGTGCCACTCGGAGATCGATCTTAATCTTAACCTTAGCCCGGTACCCTCACCGGACGCATACGAAGGATACGTTGAGCTGTCGTCCCAATCGGCATCCTCCTCGGGGTTGCCAGTACGCCAGGCTTCACCACCGGTTCCGATCACGGTTTGTGCCGTTGGTTTCCTACCGAACGATTCCGTCTCGAAAGCATACCACTCGGAGGAAGTGTGTCTCCGTGGATCACtatcgacggcgacggctgcGACTGGCAGCTCACGGTTGACGATGATCAGGAAATCCTCCTCAACCGGATTACTCACAGCGAATGAGTCCGTCGGTGGTACGAAAGGTTCCCATTGGATCCGCTCGATCCGCTTAGCCAGTGATGTCCGGAGTTTTAACGCGTTGCTCGAGCTGACCGCGTCGCAACTGTTGCGCATTCGTCTTACGACCGACGTAGCGAACGGGGAGGAACTGAAGCTCTGGTTCTCCGAGGATGTAATCGCTCACATGCAGATACCGTTCCTAACGCCGGTCAACATTCAGC GTCAGAATTGTTACGTGTGCCACCTGTGTCAGCAATCGTACGAGTATCCGAACCCGCTCAAGATCCATCTGGCCACGGTCTGTAACCGTGAACCGGTGGCCCTGCTGTGGCATCGGTTACATCAAGCCCTGGCCACACGCTACGGTAGCCCATTTAGTCCACTGTACGACTTCCAGCCCTGGCGTAACTCGGCCTTTCGGCCTGTCCTCAATCCGCACCTCGTCAAAATGGATCTCGCCGTCTCGTCTCCTACCtcgcaccagcaacatcgACGACAGCCTCCCGGAACGAGTGCCGATCCGGTTGCGGATGAACCGACCGGTGCGCAACTCGTCACCGCTGCCCATCTCGAAACGATCGTCAGCAATATGGGCTCGTCGAAGCAAGGCCACGTGTGCATTTACTGCGGGAAGCTCTACTCGCGCAAGTACGGTCTCAAGATTCATATACGCACGCATACCGGCTTTAAACCGCTCAAGTGCCAATACTGCTTGCGACCGTTCGGTGATCCGAGCAATCTCAACAAACACATCCGGCTACACCGGCAGCACGATGGGTCACTGTACGAGTGTAATTTGTGCGGGAAGAAATTGGCCCGACGGCGCGATTTACAGCGACATCTACAAGCACGCCACAACAGCAGTGGCCAGGTGATCGATCAGTCTACTACCtccgaggaggatgatgaagatgtgATGGACGAAGACGATCACAGTGGTGGAGCGAGTGGCCATCGGGGTGCTGGAAGACGTTGA
- the LOC125954893 gene encoding endocuticle structural glycoprotein ABD-5-like: MKHVIAIFVALAVFSCVIARPQDEVQLVQFTNDNNVDGSYQFAYEQSDGQKREEQGELKQIEGAEEPSLSVKGSYEYTDPTGQRYRVDYVADEKGYRPTVTKL; encoded by the exons ATGAAGCACGTG ATCGCCATCTTCGTTGCTCTGGCCGTGTTCAGCTGCGTCATCGCTCGCCCACAGGATGAGGTTCAGCTAGTGCAGTTCACCAATGACAACAACGTCGACGGAAGCTACCAGTTTGC CTACGAGCAGAGCGATGGACAGAAGCGCGAGGAGCAGGGAGAACTCAAGCAGATCGAAGGTGCCGAGGAGCCGTCGCTTTCGGTGAAGGGATCGTACGAGTACACCGATCCGACTGGTCAGCGATACCGAGTGGATTACGTTGCCGACGAGAAGGGATACCGTCCGACCGTTACCAAGCTGTAA